One part of the Populus alba chromosome 18, ASM523922v2, whole genome shotgun sequence genome encodes these proteins:
- the LOC118033240 gene encoding thaumatin-like protein, with amino-acid sequence MSPFSYLALFPCFLLFAHFFTLSNAATFEIRNQCPYTVWAAAVPGGGRRLDRGQSWTITANAGTTQARIWGRTKCNFNGAGRGTCETGDCNGLLQCQAFGKPPNTLAEYALNQFNNLDFFDISLVDGFNVPMDFSPVSGNCRGIRCAADINGQCPNQLRASGGCNNPCTVFKTDQYCCNSGNCGPTEYSRFFKQRCPDAYSYPKDDQTSTFTCPGRTNYRVVFCP; translated from the coding sequence ATGAGTCCTTTTTCTTACTTGGCTTTGTTTCCCTGCTTCCTTCTTTTTGCCCATTTCTTCACCTTAAGCAACGCAGCCACTTTTGAAATCCGAAACCAATGCCCTTACACTGTCTGGGCCGCGGCTGTTCCCGGTGGTGGCCGAAGACTCGACCGAGGCCAATCATGGACCATCACCGCGAATGCCGGAACAACACAAGCCCGTATTTGGGGACGGACCAAGTGCAATTTCAATGGGGCCGGGCGAGGGACGTGTGAGACAGGTGATTGCAATGGGCTCTTGCAATGCCAAGCCTTCGGGAAACCCCCTAACACACTGGCTGAATATGCCTTGAACCAATTCAACAACTTGGATTTCTTCGACATATCTCTTGTTGATGGGTTTAATGTTCCTATGGACTTCAGTCCAGTATCAGGCAACTGCCGTGGAATTAGGTGCGCAGCTGATATCAATGGACAGTGCCCAAATCAGCTCAGGGCCAGCGGAGGCTGCAACAATCCTTGCACTGTCTTCAAGACAGATCAATACTGTTGCAATTCTGGCAACTGTGGCCCAACTGAATACTCGAGGTTTTTCAAGCAGAGGTGCCCTGACGCTTATAGCTATCCTAAAGATGACCAAACAAGCACCTTCACCTGTCCCGGTAGAACTAATTACAGGGTTGTATTCTGCCCTTGA
- the LOC118033243 gene encoding uncharacterized protein At4g14100 — protein MKLQFHTQFIRITLVVLQLINPSLQWPEPEYSATPIPAPWPEQFHALLYMNLSSTRLQITNLWYDWPRGRNVNIIQKQLSVLLYDTEWNNGTTFYYTLSEPHSCRIMVNDVGIPRPDFLDGAEYLGTAVTDGYLCNVWEKIDTIWYYEDVYTKRPVRWDFNDGISTHVITFEVGAVLSDDSVTQAPAYCFNQEMKNM, from the exons atgaAGCTACAATTCCACACACAATTTATAAGAATAACCCTCGTCGTCCTCCAACTCATAAACCCTTCACTTCAATGGCCTGAGCCAGAGTACTCAGCAACCCCAATTCCTGCTCCATGGCCTGAACAATTCCATGCACTTTTGTATATGAACTTGAGCTCAACACGCCTCCAAATCACCAATCTGTGGTATGATTGGCCTAGAGGCCGCAATGTGAATATAATACAGAAACAACTATCTGTTTTGTTGTACGACACGGAGTGGAATAATGGGACAACCTTCTACTACACTTTAAGCGAGCCTCATAGCTGTCGGATTATGGTTAATGATGTGGGTATTCCTAGGCCTGATTTTCTTGATGGAGCCGAATATCTAGGGACTGCTGTCACTGATGGGTATCTATGCAATGTGTGGGAGAAGATCGACACTATATGGTACTATGAGGATGTTTATACGAAGAGGCCTGTCAGATGGGATTTTAACGATG GTATTTCCACTCATGTGATAACTTTTGAGGTAGGCGCAGTGCTTTCGGATGATTCGGTGACTCAAGCTCCTGCGTACTGCTTCAACCAGGAGATGAAAAACatgtaa
- the LOC118033242 gene encoding thaumatin-like protein: MSRFSYLSLFPCFLLFAHFFTFSNAATFEIRNQCAYTVWAAAVPGGGRRLDRGQSWTITANAGTTQARIWGRTKCNFDGAGRGTCETGDCNGLLQCQAFGKPPNTLAEYALNQFNNLDFFDISLVDGFNVPMDFSPVSGNCRGIRCAADINGQCPNQLRASGGCNNPCTVFKTDQYCCNSGNCGPTEYSRFFKQRCPDAYSYPKDDQTSTFTCPGGTNYRVVFCP, translated from the coding sequence ATGAGTCGTTTTTCTTACTTATCGTTGTTTCCCTGCTTCCTTCTTTTTGCCCATTTCTTCACCTTCAGCAACGCAGCTACTTTTGAAATCCGTAACCAATGCGCTTACACTGTCTGGGCTGCGGCTGTTCCCGGTGGTGGCCGAAGACTCGACCGGGGCCAGTCATGGACCATCACCGCGAATGCCGGAACAACACAAGCCCGTATTTGGGGACGGACCAAGTGCAATTTCGATGGGGCTGGGCGAGGGACGTGCGAGACAGGTGATTGCAATGGGCTCTTGCAATGCCAAGCCTTCGGGAAACCCCCTAACACACTGGCTGAATATGCCTTGAACCAATTCAACAACTTGGATTTCTTCGACATATCTCTTGTTGATGGGTTTAATGTTCCTATGGACTTCAGTCCAGTATCAGGCAACTGTCGTGGAATTAGATGCGCAGCTGATATCAATGGACAGTGCCCAAATCAGCTCAGGGCCAGCGGAGGCTGCAACAATCCTTGCACTGTCTTCAAGACAGATCAATACTGTTGCAATTCTGGCAACTGTGGCCCAACTGAATACTCGAGGTTTTTCAAGCAGAGGTGCCCTGACGCTTATAGCTATCCTAAAGATGACCAAACAAGCACCTTCACCTGTCCCGGTGGAACTAATTACAGGGTTGTATTCTGCCCTTGA
- the LOC118033241 gene encoding thaumatin-like protein — protein sequence MSRFSYLSLFPCFLLFAHFFTFSNAATFEIRNQCTDTVWAAAVPGGGQRLDPGQSWTITANAGTTQARIWGRTKCNFDGAGRGTCETGDCNGLLQCQAFGQPPNTLAEYALNQFNNLDFFDISLVDGFNVPMDFSPVSGNCRGIRCAADINGQCPDPLRASGGCNNPCTVFKTDEYCCNSGSCGPTDYSRFFKQRCPDAYSYPKDDQTSTFTCPGGTNYRVVFCP from the coding sequence ATGAGTCGTTTTTCTTACTTATCGTTGTTTCCCTGCTTCCTTCTTTTTGCCCATTTCTTCACCTTCAGCAACGCAGCTACTTTTGAAATCCGTAACCAATGCACTGACACTGTCTGGGCCGCGGCTGTTCCCGGTGGTGGCCAAAGACTCGACCCAGGCCAGTCATGGACCATCACCGCGAATGCCGGAACAACACAGGCCCGTATTTGGGGACGGACCAAGTGCAATTTCGATGGGGCTGGGCGAGGGACGTGTGAGACAGGTGATTGCAATGGGCTCTTGCAATGCCAAGCCTTCGGGCAACCCCCTAACACACTGGCTGAATATGCATTGAACCAATTCAACAACTTGGATTTCTTCGACATATCTCTTGTTGACGGGTTTAATGTTCCTATGGACTTCAGTCCAGTATCAGGCAACTGCCGTGGAATTAGGTGCGCAGCTGATATCAATGGACAGTGCCCAGATCCGCTCAGGGCCAGCGGAGGCTGCAACAATCCTTGCACTGTCTTCAAGACAGATGAATACTGTTGCAATTCTGGCAGCTGTGGCCCAACAGATTACTCGAGGTTTTTCAAGCAGAGGTGCCCTGACGCTTATAGTTATCCGAAAGATGACCAAACAAGCACCTTCACCTGTCCCGGTGGAACTAATTACAGGGTTGTATTCTGCCCTTGA